From one Paenibacillus sp. FSL K6-1330 genomic stretch:
- the hmpA gene encoding NO-inducible flavohemoprotein produces the protein MLSQHTIEVVKSTVPVLETHGTAITTAFYQKLFHHHPELLNIFNHANQREGKQPFALANAVYAAAAHIDRLEAIVPVVKQIGHKHRALNILPEHYPIVGETLLAAMKEVLGDAATPEIIEAWGEAYGAIANVFIGIEADMYQQAANETGGWSGYRNFVIDRKVEESSVITSFYLVPQDGGEISAYEPGQYITLRVKPEGETYYHNRHYSLSSAPGQPYYRITVKREDELEGKPAGIVSSWLHRQAEVGTVLEVTAPAGTFTLDTDSDLPLALISGGVGLTPMVAMLETVLLNQPGRKVTYIHAAKCGSQHAMKSHIDALASKHPQLTSYVIYEQPESEDQCHQTGYIDLDFLRKTVDAKADFYFCGPVPFMRAVNSQLKSMEVPSDRIHYEFFGPAGTLED, from the coding sequence ATGTTAAGCCAGCATACGATTGAAGTCGTTAAATCGACCGTTCCTGTTCTTGAAACTCATGGAACGGCAATCACGACTGCATTTTACCAAAAATTATTTCATCATCATCCGGAGCTTCTTAACATATTCAACCATGCGAATCAACGAGAAGGAAAACAGCCCTTTGCCCTTGCCAATGCCGTGTACGCCGCCGCAGCCCATATCGACCGACTTGAAGCGATCGTGCCGGTTGTTAAGCAGATCGGACACAAGCACCGGGCATTAAACATTTTGCCCGAGCATTATCCAATCGTCGGCGAAACACTGCTCGCCGCCATGAAAGAAGTGCTGGGAGATGCCGCAACACCCGAAATTATCGAGGCCTGGGGCGAAGCTTACGGCGCCATTGCCAATGTCTTCATCGGCATTGAAGCAGATATGTACCAACAAGCGGCGAACGAGACCGGCGGTTGGAGCGGATACCGTAATTTCGTGATTGACCGGAAGGTGGAAGAAAGCTCTGTCATCACTTCCTTTTATCTGGTCCCACAAGATGGCGGTGAGATTTCCGCTTATGAACCCGGTCAATACATTACGCTCCGGGTAAAACCTGAAGGTGAAACCTATTATCATAATCGTCATTACAGTCTCTCGTCCGCACCGGGTCAGCCTTACTACAGAATAACGGTCAAGCGTGAGGATGAGTTAGAAGGAAAACCTGCCGGCATCGTCTCCAGTTGGCTGCACCGTCAGGCTGAGGTTGGGACCGTTCTCGAGGTCACAGCTCCGGCGGGTACATTTACCCTGGATACGGACAGTGACCTTCCGCTTGCCTTGATCAGCGGCGGTGTCGGTTTGACCCCGATGGTGGCTATGCTGGAAACCGTACTGCTGAATCAACCCGGCCGGAAAGTAACCTATATCCATGCGGCCAAGTGCGGTAGTCAGCATGCGATGAAGTCTCATATCGATGCACTCGCCTCCAAGCATCCGCAGCTAACCTCTTACGTCATTTATGAACAGCCGGAATCCGAGGATCAGTGCCACCAAACAGGCTATATTGATCTTGATTTCCTTCGCAAAACCGTCGATGCGAAAGCCGACTTCTACTTCTGTGGTCCGGTTCCGTTCATGCGTGCCGTTAACAGTCAACTGAAATCCATGGAGGTACCTTCCGACCGGATTCATTATGAATTCTTTGGCCCGGCAGGTACATTGGAAGATTAA
- the msrA gene encoding peptide-methionine (S)-S-oxide reductase MsrA, with protein sequence MNNRSTPSELATFAGGCFWCMVSPFDELPGILKVVSGYTGGHKENPTYEEVCSDTTGHYEAVQITYNPEVFPYEKLLELFWQQIDPTDEGGQFHDRGTSYRTAIFYHTEEQRKLAEQSKEEVAASGRFDGPIVTPIIPARTFYEAEEYHQDYHKKNPSHYKRYRKGSGREDFIEQHWSDSVDPAELKQRLTPIQYEVTQNNATEPPFHNEFWDHHGEGIYVDIVSGEPLFSSTDKYDAGCGWPSFTRPIREYNIKEKMDLTHMMVRTEVRSKKGDSHLGHVFDDGPGPNGLRYCINSAALRFVPKEEMQKEGYGEYLQLFE encoded by the coding sequence ATGAATAATCGTTCAACCCCAAGTGAATTGGCTACCTTTGCGGGAGGCTGCTTCTGGTGTATGGTCTCTCCTTTTGATGAGCTGCCGGGCATTCTGAAGGTCGTTTCCGGCTATACGGGCGGCCATAAGGAAAATCCGACCTATGAAGAGGTATGCTCTGATACAACGGGTCATTACGAGGCCGTTCAAATCACATATAACCCGGAAGTGTTCCCTTATGAAAAGCTGCTTGAGCTCTTCTGGCAGCAAATCGATCCTACGGATGAGGGCGGACAATTCCATGATCGGGGGACATCTTACCGGACCGCTATTTTTTACCATACGGAGGAGCAGCGCAAGCTTGCCGAACAATCCAAAGAAGAGGTAGCTGCCAGCGGACGATTCGACGGGCCGATCGTAACGCCCATCATACCAGCCAGAACTTTCTATGAAGCTGAAGAATACCATCAGGATTATCACAAGAAAAATCCGAGCCATTACAAACGCTACCGCAAAGGCTCGGGACGCGAGGATTTCATTGAGCAGCATTGGTCGGATTCGGTAGACCCCGCCGAGCTTAAACAGCGCCTGACACCGATCCAATATGAAGTAACCCAGAATAACGCAACCGAACCTCCGTTCCACAATGAGTTCTGGGACCATCACGGAGAAGGCATTTACGTGGACATCGTATCCGGCGAGCCGCTCTTCAGCTCTACGGACAAATATGATGCCGGCTGCGGATGGCCGAGCTTCACCCGTCCGATTCGCGAATACAACATCAAGGAAAAAATGGATCTCACCCATATGATGGTCCGTACCGAGGTAAGAAGCAAAAAAGGAGACTCGCACCTCGGTCATGTATTTGATGACGGTCCTGGACCGAACGGACTTCGTTACTGCATCAATTCCGCGGCACTGCGGTTTGTACCGAAGGAAGAGATGCAAAAGGAAGGTTATGGCGAGTATTTGCAGTTGTTTGAATAA
- a CDS encoding YitT family protein yields the protein MRKRQNTIITMSAMLFGTFLMAFTYYHINFHNHLTEGGFVGLALLGKYALDIPPALSMVLMDIPVLLIALFIKGRKFIINTVVAASMFTLFYALIERYSTLVIDLNHNLLAAALLSGLLTGFGAGIVLRYGGATGGDDVISVLFSEWSGLKVGTVFFLMDAVVLLLSLFYMPLVETLYTILAVSIAGQVITITVTYGTEKTEKKPIRKAVRAPSTPVTPKTAQPTVSGRS from the coding sequence ATGAGGAAAAGACAAAACACAATTATCACGATGTCGGCGATGTTGTTCGGAACGTTTTTAATGGCTTTTACGTATTATCACATTAATTTTCACAATCATTTAACTGAAGGCGGCTTTGTCGGCCTTGCGCTGCTTGGCAAATATGCGCTTGATATTCCGCCTGCATTAAGTATGGTCCTCATGGACATACCGGTTCTGCTGATTGCCTTGTTTATCAAAGGTCGGAAGTTCATTATCAATACCGTTGTTGCGGCGAGCATGTTCACGTTGTTCTACGCATTGATCGAGCGGTATTCCACGCTTGTGATCGATCTGAATCATAACTTGCTGGCAGCCGCGCTGCTGTCCGGTTTATTGACGGGCTTTGGTGCTGGTATCGTGCTTCGCTATGGCGGGGCGACAGGCGGTGACGACGTGATCTCCGTGCTGTTCAGCGAGTGGAGCGGGCTTAAGGTAGGGACGGTGTTTTTCCTAATGGATGCCGTAGTTCTGCTATTATCGCTATTCTACATGCCATTGGTTGAAACCTTATATACTATATTAGCCGTATCGATTGCCGGACAAGTGATCACCATCACAGTGACGTACGGTACCGAGAAAACGGAAAAGAAACCGATTCGGAAGGCGGTCCGTGCCCCAAGCACTCCGGTTACTCCGAAGACAGCGCAGCCAACTGTTAGCGGCCGTTCATAA
- a CDS encoding VTT domain-containing protein, with translation MKRWIIPAIYTTALTLAFAYRQEIMDWLGGNPPLYLMILLATLLALFPIAPYKVIIAILGYAYGTVWAAAISWFGTTIAAVILYAAVRSLYQEPGRRLLSKYAAVNRFTAVVERRPFQSILLARLLPIIPQMAVNIYAGVASIPFWTYTTASAIGKIPAILLYAWLGSGFADHPLLFASIAGGLMLVTALCLAAIRWYKGRQN, from the coding sequence ATGAAGAGATGGATCATACCCGCAATTTATACAACAGCACTGACGCTGGCTTTTGCATACCGACAAGAGATCATGGACTGGTTAGGAGGAAATCCCCCACTCTACCTGATGATCCTACTGGCAACCCTGCTTGCCTTATTTCCCATTGCACCCTACAAAGTCATCATCGCTATTCTTGGCTATGCATATGGAACCGTCTGGGCTGCCGCCATTTCGTGGTTCGGAACCACGATAGCGGCCGTCATCCTGTATGCGGCTGTACGGTCCTTGTACCAGGAGCCCGGCAGGCGACTGCTCAGTAAATATGCGGCTGTCAATAGGTTTACAGCCGTGGTCGAACGGCGCCCCTTTCAGTCGATCCTGCTCGCGCGCCTACTGCCCATCATACCGCAAATGGCCGTCAATATTTATGCCGGTGTCGCATCCATACCATTTTGGACGTACACAACCGCTTCAGCCATCGGTAAAATACCTGCGATTCTCCTGTATGCTTGGCTAGGCAGCGGGTTTGCCGATCACCCGCTCCTCTTTGCAAGTATCGCGGGCGGACTCATGCTAGTTACCGCATTATGTCTGGCCGCTATCCGGTGGTATAAAGGGAGACAGAATTAA
- a CDS encoding glycosyltransferase — protein sequence MRIIKRKQPKITKEVLAVPRTDRRTLSYVPDPEQIRLNADRRGNRAQQPGDDVSSSEYLNKLRMLSLRYEAEFEVWIVPKGKKKKAGIKGQAADISATGLLLRLPDDASGLEVGDTVKARFRIPPGSMPEGFESAVRMDASVVRRATNSAESGEEHMLALEFEKPLTEYFQRKRWGYSVYSASALMFMAVLFIILMRAESIIYFKYNMVLYLYSLIAALFLLTRYLFGALYRDVPINPDYTPGVSIIIPCFNEADWIKRTILSCINQDYPVDKLEVIVVDDRSTDQSVQQIKDMIEVIHSEAERYATRERLSYTVLPENAGKRVALVKGVEMAKHDLVVFVDSDSFLDPMAIRHLVQPFQDPKMGGVAGRTDVENKYTNNMTKLQTVRYYIAFRIMKAAESWFDSVTCLSGPLSCYRKELIMQHADAWLNQKFLGRPATFGDDRSMTNFILKTHRTGYQDSAICSTIVPSQMKVFLKQQMRWKRSWLRESLRAGSFIWRKEPFMALFFYIGLIVPIAAPVVVAYNLMYVPIVHGIFPGTFLMGLLLMALLMSLAHLLFRKSRLWVFGFVFCLFYEFVLLWQMPVAWFTFWKSTWGTRETPQDIEAREKKEARKRKGKKFGLPF from the coding sequence ATGAGGATTATAAAAAGAAAGCAACCGAAGATCACCAAGGAAGTTCTTGCGGTTCCGCGTACAGATAGACGTACTCTTTCCTATGTACCCGATCCGGAGCAGATCCGTTTGAACGCGGACCGAAGAGGCAACCGAGCACAGCAGCCTGGGGATGATGTGTCCAGCTCTGAATATTTAAATAAGCTGCGTATGCTCAGCTTGCGTTATGAAGCGGAATTCGAAGTATGGATCGTTCCCAAGGGGAAAAAGAAAAAAGCAGGAATTAAGGGACAGGCTGCCGATATTTCGGCCACCGGCCTGCTGCTCAGGCTGCCGGACGACGCTTCTGGCCTTGAAGTGGGTGACACAGTGAAGGCCCGATTCCGTATCCCGCCGGGCTCCATGCCCGAGGGTTTCGAATCGGCCGTAAGGATGGATGCAAGCGTCGTTCGTCGGGCCACGAATTCGGCAGAATCCGGTGAAGAGCATATGCTGGCCTTAGAATTTGAGAAGCCGCTGACGGAATATTTTCAGCGCAAACGATGGGGCTATTCCGTGTATTCTGCCAGCGCCTTGATGTTCATGGCGGTGCTCTTCATCATACTGATGCGGGCCGAGAGCATTATTTATTTCAAATACAACATGGTGCTGTATTTGTACAGCTTAATCGCAGCTCTGTTTCTGCTGACACGCTACCTGTTCGGGGCGTTATATCGCGATGTGCCGATCAATCCGGATTATACACCGGGGGTTTCGATTATCATCCCCTGCTTCAATGAAGCGGATTGGATCAAACGTACGATTCTCAGCTGTATTAATCAGGACTATCCGGTAGATAAGCTGGAGGTCATTGTCGTTGATGACCGATCGACAGACCAATCGGTACAGCAGATCAAGGATATGATTGAAGTGATTCACTCCGAGGCGGAGCGTTACGCTACCCGCGAACGCTTGTCCTATACGGTGCTGCCGGAGAATGCGGGCAAGCGGGTCGCGCTTGTCAAAGGTGTGGAGATGGCGAAGCATGATTTGGTGGTCTTCGTGGATTCCGACAGCTTTCTGGACCCGATGGCGATTCGCCACCTCGTTCAGCCTTTTCAGGACCCTAAGATGGGTGGCGTTGCCGGCCGAACGGACGTCGAGAATAAATATACCAATAACATGACGAAGCTGCAGACGGTCCGTTATTATATTGCATTCCGGATCATGAAAGCGGCAGAGTCTTGGTTTGACAGCGTGACCTGCCTGTCGGGCCCGTTATCCTGCTATCGGAAAGAGCTCATCATGCAGCATGCGGACGCCTGGCTGAACCAGAAGTTTTTGGGCAGACCCGCCACCTTCGGGGATGACCGAAGCATGACAAACTTTATTTTGAAAACACATCGTACCGGTTACCAGGATTCCGCCATATGCTCGACAATTGTCCCTTCACAGATGAAGGTGTTCCTGAAGCAGCAGATGCGCTGGAAGCGCTCCTGGCTGCGCGAGTCGCTCCGGGCCGGAAGTTTTATTTGGCGCAAAGAGCCGTTTATGGCATTGTTTTTCTACATAGGCCTGATCGTGCCGATTGCCGCGCCTGTCGTGGTTGCCTATAACTTGATGTACGTGCCGATCGTTCATGGCATTTTCCCAGGGACTTTCCTGATGGGCTTGCTGCTGATGGCGCTGCTGATGAGTCTTGCCCACCTGCTGTTTCGCAAGAGCAGGCTCTGGGTGTTCGGCTTCGTGTTCTGTCTGTTCTATGAATTTGTCCTGTTATGGCAGATGCCGGTGGCCTGGTTTACCTTCTGGAAGTCGACATGGGGGACCCGGGAAACGCCGCAAGATATTGAAGCGAGAGAGAAGAAGGAAGCTCGCAAGCGCAAAGGCAAAAAATTCGGATTACCGTTCTGA
- a CDS encoding glycosyl hydrolase family 18 protein — MKNRRRKWAGALVLMALCAAVSFWWLRTEEQEKALQVQLPQTGVKLSAWITDWQWRTGITDLKQLGSEFEEIHFFAAYFNHKDELHFTSDFREGLPEFLEISRKGKQLRRVLTIVNDRFDTDGTADQKDPELISRIVATPESRSLHIGHILAVVSQHGFSGVELDYEKVRKEDWANLSTLYKELYERLQAEGFSLRIVLEPGISQSSFELLPAGPDYVLMAYNLYGGHSGPGPKADHAMIRKLADKLQGIPGDHAIALSVGGFDWANNGKVVSLTEKRAVELAHSISDNPKRDPSSGALYFEYTDDQGFGHTVWYADGMTIAGWMDTARDAGISKIAIWRLGDMEEDTLQQLKAYHQQSQHK, encoded by the coding sequence ATGAAGAATCGCAGGAGGAAATGGGCAGGAGCTCTGGTCCTGATGGCTTTGTGTGCTGCTGTCTCTTTCTGGTGGCTGCGCACCGAAGAGCAGGAGAAAGCGCTGCAGGTTCAGTTACCGCAAACGGGAGTGAAGCTGTCTGCCTGGATTACGGATTGGCAGTGGAGGACGGGCATTACGGATCTGAAGCAGCTTGGTAGTGAGTTTGAAGAAATTCATTTTTTTGCAGCTTACTTCAATCATAAAGATGAACTCCATTTTACTTCGGATTTTCGGGAGGGGCTGCCTGAGTTTCTGGAGATTTCCCGGAAAGGGAAACAGCTTCGCCGGGTACTGACCATCGTAAACGATCGCTTTGATACCGATGGGACGGCGGACCAGAAGGATCCAGAGCTCATCTCCCGGATCGTGGCTACTCCGGAAAGCCGCAGCCTGCATATCGGGCATATTCTGGCTGTGGTATCCCAGCATGGCTTTAGCGGTGTGGAACTGGATTACGAGAAGGTACGCAAGGAAGATTGGGCGAATCTTTCCACTCTGTACAAGGAGCTGTATGAACGTTTACAAGCGGAGGGTTTCTCTCTTCGAATCGTGCTGGAGCCGGGGATATCCCAGTCATCCTTTGAGCTGTTGCCCGCAGGTCCTGATTATGTCCTGATGGCATATAACTTGTACGGAGGGCATAGCGGACCGGGGCCAAAGGCGGATCACGCCATGATAAGGAAGCTGGCAGATAAACTGCAGGGGATTCCGGGAGACCATGCCATCGCATTGTCGGTTGGCGGGTTTGACTGGGCTAATAACGGCAAGGTTGTGTCTTTAACGGAAAAGCGTGCGGTGGAACTGGCGCATTCCATCTCGGACAATCCGAAGCGGGACCCGTCAAGCGGTGCCCTGTATTTTGAATATACGGACGACCAAGGTTTCGGCCATACCGTATGGTATGCAGATGGAATGACCATTGCCGGCTGGATGGATACGGCGAGAGACGCGGGTATATCGAAGATTGCGATCTGGCGGCTTGGGGATATGGAAGAGGATACGTTGCAACAGTTGAAAGCTTATCATCAGCAATCCCAACATAAGTGA
- a CDS encoding polysaccharide deacetylase family protein produces MGKKRNAALNVQRKNRRKIIKVTAQVVVLAVVVVLLANAIFDFRTYKEPDKSAWRQDQGFIALSYFGVGRTGTSKLVSKSQLDAQLRALYEQGYTTISQQDIMDYYRNGKKLPDKALYLSFEDGRNDSALFAQPLLEKYNYKATFLSYANKMGNSERKFLQPKDMLKMTRTGYWELGTNGNRLTYINIFDHEGRYIGVKDESELTSKSNVEYYNHYLMDFIRDENMIPLENRAEMEERIQADYEAMNKVYTKALGYVPGTYMIMHANALGGGMNQLVANANTEQIRQLFGMNFNREGMAFNSKDSDLYNLTRVQPAPYWSTNHLLMKLHKDQRQPMQFVRGDKQQADKWELLGGAAEFADNRFVITSPPAQAGIVYLKGSEESDITVSAKALGNVVGRQSIYVRYDRTKGSYLRLLLENNNVVVEQKRAGQAPEELFTYTLPKVEWGEEDLQFDKASVYTKEQTQSGDRDDENEYPVNILGNRWLEISVKGHSLSVSVDQQLILDQQSVDVSIGAGGVAFESQYHEQNEKDDIYDAVFEDVTIKSEPASGDMKLLFTNKPSGLTGVLTGVQRSLSRAVDWAVETF; encoded by the coding sequence ATGGGTAAAAAACGAAATGCAGCCCTCAATGTTCAGCGAAAAAATCGCCGCAAAATCATCAAAGTTACGGCACAGGTTGTTGTATTGGCCGTAGTTGTCGTCCTGCTGGCGAATGCAATTTTCGATTTTCGCACCTATAAGGAGCCGGACAAATCAGCCTGGCGTCAGGATCAGGGCTTTATTGCGCTATCCTATTTTGGAGTCGGTCGCACCGGGACATCCAAGCTCGTATCCAAGAGCCAGCTGGACGCCCAGCTGAGGGCTTTATATGAACAGGGCTACACTACGATTTCGCAGCAAGATATTATGGATTATTATCGTAATGGCAAGAAGCTGCCGGATAAAGCGCTGTACCTGTCCTTTGAAGACGGACGGAATGACTCCGCGCTGTTTGCGCAGCCGCTTCTGGAGAAATACAACTATAAGGCCACCTTCCTGTCCTATGCCAACAAAATGGGCAACAGTGAACGGAAATTTCTGCAGCCGAAGGATATGCTGAAGATGACCCGCACCGGTTATTGGGAGCTTGGGACCAACGGCAACCGGCTGACTTATATTAATATTTTTGATCATGAAGGCCGTTATATCGGCGTTAAGGACGAAAGCGAACTGACCAGCAAATCCAACGTGGAGTATTACAACCACTATTTGATGGATTTCATACGTGACGAGAATATGATTCCGCTCGAGAACCGCGCGGAGATGGAAGAACGGATCCAAGCGGACTATGAAGCGATGAATAAGGTTTACACGAAAGCGCTTGGTTACGTTCCAGGCACGTATATGATCATGCACGCCAATGCGCTGGGCGGAGGCATGAATCAGCTTGTAGCCAATGCCAATACGGAGCAGATTCGGCAGTTGTTTGGGATGAATTTCAACCGGGAAGGAATGGCCTTCAATTCGAAGGATAGCGATCTTTATAATCTGACTCGAGTCCAGCCTGCTCCTTACTGGTCTACCAATCACCTGTTGATGAAGCTGCACAAGGACCAAAGACAACCTATGCAGTTTGTGCGAGGGGACAAGCAGCAGGCCGATAAGTGGGAGCTGCTTGGCGGAGCGGCTGAATTTGCGGATAACCGTTTCGTGATCACATCGCCTCCGGCCCAGGCAGGGATCGTTTATTTGAAGGGCAGCGAAGAGTCTGACATAACCGTCTCGGCGAAGGCACTCGGTAATGTTGTAGGACGGCAGTCCATCTATGTCCGTTACGACCGGACGAAGGGCTCTTACTTAAGGCTTCTTCTGGAGAACAATAACGTGGTGGTAGAACAGAAGAGAGCGGGTCAAGCACCCGAGGAGCTGTTCACCTATACCTTGCCGAAGGTCGAGTGGGGGGAAGAGGACCTGCAATTCGATAAGGCATCGGTATATACCAAGGAGCAGACGCAGTCCGGAGACCGGGATGATGAGAATGAGTATCCGGTCAACATACTTGGCAACCGTTGGCTGGAGATTTCGGTGAAAGGCCATTCCCTGTCCGTGAGTGTCGATCAACAGTTGATTCTGGATCAGCAGTCTGTGGATGTTTCGATTGGTGCAGGGGGCGTGGCGTTTGAATCGCAATATCATGAGCAGAATGAGAAAGATGATATTTATGACGCTGTTTTTGAAGATGTCACCATTAAATCCGAGCCTGCGAGCGGTGATATGAAGCTGCTGTTTACGAACAAGCCGTCCGGACTGACCGGTGTCCTGACAGGCGTGCAGAGAAGTTTGAGCCGGGCGGTTGACTGGGCTGTGGAGACTTTTTAA
- a CDS encoding Crp/Fnr family transcriptional regulator, with protein MILHKGEILFRQGDSGDHLYHIRSGLFKVTRLHPNGNMVLFNILYPGETVPHHSLISPKETHGTAIALIQSEVELISAEAWYRQLEEDPQKPLEVARLLQEKVRFMQMRLDHLTVGGPAERLELLIQWLDEYSQGIHLTEYLTQEEIGQLIGVRRETVNRLLREQGKHI; from the coding sequence ATGATTCTTCATAAAGGCGAAATATTGTTCAGGCAAGGGGATAGCGGGGACCATCTATATCACATCCGGAGCGGATTGTTCAAGGTGACCCGTCTCCATCCGAACGGCAATATGGTGCTTTTCAATATTTTATATCCTGGTGAAACGGTGCCGCATCATTCGTTGATCAGCCCGAAGGAGACACATGGAACGGCGATCGCTCTGATCCAGAGCGAAGTGGAGCTCATATCGGCTGAAGCTTGGTACCGCCAGCTCGAGGAGGATCCGCAGAAACCGCTCGAGGTCGCCAGATTGCTGCAGGAAAAGGTGCGGTTCATGCAGATGAGGCTGGATCACTTGACGGTAGGAGGGCCTGCGGAGCGGCTTGAACTGCTGATCCAGTGGCTGGATGAGTATTCACAGGGAATACACTTGACCGAGTATCTGACTCAGGAAGAGATCGGACAGCTGATCGGCGTGAGAAGAGAAACGGTAAACCGGCTGCTGCGGGAACAGGGCAAGCACATCTAG
- a CDS encoding YhgE/Pip domain-containing protein, translating to MKNIFHIYSADIHRIIRNWAAGVIITGLAILPSLYAWFNIEASWDPYGQTSGVSIAVANLDKGTTLRDQPINLGKEIVESLHQNEKLGWRFTEDSENAIQGVRHGDDYAAIIIPENFSARIGTVLSNEPVKAQILYYTNEKINAISPKVTAKGASGVVEEISKNFIKTANGTIFEIFNTLGIEIENQLPAINKVRNLLFRLEKSFPELNEAVGTAAKDIKLANRLVQQAGTALPRLEEIATDGKAMAGALAEFANEAAGASKSLEPALRQDLEVLAATTGALSQVLDALGQADIDPKELASRLNAAQERAKTAAQAATRLGQLFKRLGSISPAAAAGAAKLEDIAARWTSAQTVLQTIAQAVERGEETPADAIDKLKKLNDDITGLTNTVLSRYDTEIGPAISKSFTKGAGTAKRVQHELTQALASVPDIQHLLKDAQKGLKVGGEEVQLAQSRLPEAELRITQLANRLREMEAAGDIQEVIDLLQNNFELESQFFAEPVTLEENRLYPIPNYGSAMSPFFTTLSLWVGALLLVSLLSVEVHDEERSFRSIEVYFGRYLTFLTIALFQALFVTLGDIYLLGTYVVNPGWFILFALLISTIFMLIVYTLVSVFGNVGKAMAIVLLVLQLAGAGGTFPIQMTPPFFQALHPYLPFTYAISMMREAVGGILWDIVVRDVLFMLIFAAIALMIGIALKKPINRASGGLVRKAKASKLIH from the coding sequence ATGAAGAATATCTTTCACATATATTCTGCCGATATCCATAGAATCATCCGTAATTGGGCTGCAGGAGTCATCATTACCGGGCTTGCTATTCTTCCTTCTCTGTATGCCTGGTTTAACATTGAGGCCTCATGGGATCCCTATGGCCAGACCTCCGGTGTATCTATTGCGGTTGCCAACCTGGATAAAGGCACCACTCTTCGCGACCAGCCCATTAACCTGGGTAAAGAAATCGTGGAGTCCCTCCATCAAAATGAGAAGCTGGGGTGGCGGTTTACGGAGGATAGTGAGAACGCCATTCAGGGTGTACGGCACGGTGATGATTATGCCGCCATCATTATTCCGGAGAACTTCTCTGCCCGGATCGGCACCGTGCTGAGCAATGAGCCTGTCAAAGCTCAGATCCTCTATTATACAAACGAGAAAATCAACGCCATTTCTCCCAAAGTGACGGCCAAGGGCGCATCCGGTGTTGTAGAGGAAATCAGCAAAAACTTCATCAAAACCGCCAACGGCACCATCTTCGAGATTTTCAACACACTCGGGATTGAGATCGAGAACCAGCTCCCGGCCATCAATAAAGTACGAAATCTTCTGTTCCGGCTTGAAAAAAGCTTTCCGGAGCTCAATGAAGCGGTGGGCACAGCCGCAAAGGATATTAAGCTGGCCAACCGATTGGTTCAGCAAGCTGGCACCGCTCTGCCTCGCCTTGAAGAAATCGCCACGGACGGCAAGGCTATGGCTGGTGCGCTGGCGGAGTTCGCGAATGAGGCCGCTGGTGCCTCGAAATCGCTGGAGCCTGCTCTGCGTCAGGACTTGGAGGTACTGGCTGCAACCACCGGAGCACTCTCGCAAGTGCTGGACGCTCTAGGACAAGCCGACATCGACCCGAAGGAGCTTGCCAGCCGCCTGAACGCTGCGCAGGAACGCGCCAAGACAGCAGCGCAAGCCGCGACCCGGCTGGGTCAATTGTTCAAGCGACTGGGCTCGATCTCCCCGGCGGCAGCTGCAGGGGCGGCTAAGCTTGAGGATATTGCCGCACGATGGACCTCAGCCCAAACCGTGCTCCAAACCATAGCGCAAGCCGTGGAACGGGGAGAAGAAACACCTGCAGATGCCATCGATAAGCTGAAGAAGCTAAACGATGACATTACGGGACTAACCAACACGGTGTTAAGCCGATACGATACGGAGATCGGTCCAGCGATAAGCAAATCCTTCACCAAGGGCGCGGGCACGGCCAAGCGTGTTCAGCATGAGCTGACCCAGGCGCTTGCCAGCGTCCCCGACATTCAGCATTTGCTCAAAGATGCCCAGAAAGGGCTCAAGGTAGGCGGCGAAGAAGTACAGCTGGCCCAAAGCCGTCTGCCGGAGGCCGAGCTTCGAATTACACAGCTGGCGAATCGGCTGCGTGAGATGGAAGCTGCAGGGGATATCCAAGAGGTTATCGATTTGCTTCAAAATAATTTCGAGCTCGAAAGCCAGTTTTTTGCCGAGCCTGTTACGTTGGAAGAGAATCGACTCTACCCTATCCCGAACTACGGGTCCGCCATGTCTCCCTTCTTCACGACGTTATCCTTGTGGGTAGGTGCCCTGCTGCTTGTTTCCCTGCTCTCCGTTGAGGTTCATGATGAAGAGAGAAGCTTCCGCAGCATCGAGGTTTACTTCGGACGCTATTTAACCTTTTTGACCATTGCCCTGTTCCAAGCGCTATTCGTTACCCTGGGTGATATCTATTTGCTGGGAACCTATGTGGTGAATCCGGGCTGGTTCATCTTGTTTGCGCTGCTGATTAGCACCATCTTCATGCTGATTGTATATACGCTGGTGTCCGTATTCGGTAATGTCGGAAAAGCGATGGCCATCGTACTGCTCGTGCTGCAGCTTGCAGGCGCAGGCGGAACGTTTCCGATCCAGATGACACCGCCGTTCTTCCAAGCATTGCATCCGTATCTGCCATTCACCTACGCCATCAGCATGATGAGGGAAGCCGTTGGTGGCATTCTATGGGATATTGTCGTCCGGGATGTCCTGTTCATGCTGATCTTCGCGGCAATTGCGCTGATGATCGGGATTGCACTCAAGAAGCCGATCAACCGGGCCAGCGGCGGTCTCGTCCGCAAAGCGAAAGCCTCGAAGCTCATCCATTAA